The sequence caaagtaacctccacgtttttacctcatgtccaataagggcccaataatatgacgtcgtttattgtgacatgtcaagatgacccatcaatattaagttgtgatggacgatcgccatatggatcccccaataatatgagccgatcccatgggagtccCACCCAACttacatgtgtcgatccaatgtacaactttccgacgaacgggcccccccaataatatgagccggaccgtatccgcgggtagcatctcatacattgatcgttgatggaaggtaagaatatttaaacaatatttaaatttcctttatttatcttgatatcaattttaaatcatatttaaaatgagggattttaattttgaaaatttgtctcatcattttaaaatttgtatgcttgcgggattcatacaatttagtctaaaacatgtatacaactataatatcatatattatataggatgatcgattccatttctaatcgacccgtggttgccaatcacgagtctaagtccaatcctaggtaatatgcaggtatgcaatgcaatcctattacattgagcttccaatttacatttcttcagtctttattgtctactgggcccacctccgtcttcaaatcttcatctcccactaagtctaatgtatttacaataaataaccatgacaagtagggaatacattttaaggggtgggaacgggccataaaccaggcccacttttattacatacgacaattcatattgggccataaaccaggcccattaataaatccaacaataaaaacaaatgtaaattcctaacatacacctacaaaattggtcatggcaatcgatcatccttatccaataatatttaattcaaaattaatttattggataacatgcaatggcaatttaaattaaaaggataaaatcatattccatatataaaatcttattttacatacaaaattatattttatctttttatcaaataaaatcatattttacatataaaatccaattttatacataaaatcatattttactcaatatttccataagatcatatcttatcatcaattgtaccaaaaataattaatttcataaaatctgatttaacggataaaatctataaattttcaaaaaattcaaatttatccaaaaatcaattttaaaattttcggactcgaacaattcgatccgacgcctcgtggaccaatcaaaaacaattttcgatcggaccaaaaataaaattttaacatattaaaattctaattttaaaattaaaaattaattttcgcgggccgccctggacgctcccgggctgcccgcgccccaaaggggctcgggccgggcagcccgtcgctgccccccgggcagcgatccaatcgctgcccgtgttttgcccgaaaaaaaaaaattattttaaaaaatttattttgtttcaaaaaccgaggcttaaaaatttttgtacaatcgattaatttaatcgcttgatctgagcaacctggctctgataccactgttggagaacggcgatcagatcaatcaggattgatacccggtgcagcggaagtttaaaaattttatatggaacgattccataatgggtatcaaaactttacgattaaattgtgtgtgtaaaaattaaataacaattataaatttttacctccaatctcgaatcgagattatggacaccaacagattactctgctcttgttgtatatcccaggaactgatggacgaactgttcttcaatcaggtccacgaacagagatttaatccctctgatagattgcactagaaaatctatcagaagtttctacgaagagaattaacgaatttgatctgttaaaccagactgcaaattcaaaattcacaggctggattttcccgagcagagagggaggggggcggccacttagagaaaacacagctagggttttcgaaaatattttgtgacctctgaagtctaatttctgtactgcaataacttatttataatgtgggccgctaacagcttagggcccattagtcataagttcaagcctgacaagcaaagcccgcatgttcagaaattaatataaaattcatcgtgactcagattgataaaccaatttcaccaatgttcacataaaccatttctgcatcttttagagtcaagataaattatctgaatccgaattcagtgatttccaaaaatgcccatctctatgtcattttaggaaatcttactcctctactcttaaataagaagtcccacttctttgttcattaaatttaactctttaaatttaactatctcaacggggattaaaaatccattactctgtgtgaccctcaatggttcagggatacagctagccgtgggctcacaacttcttgtgactcggaacaacaatttccgacttgcccatcgaatcatggtaagagcgcctagcaacatcgccccatgattccctaggtatcactgatagtgcctgcaagaaccaatagattttggttagcgtacagtacggtcccttcatccaaatatcccgatcgaatcaacaaccattggtaaatcgagagtcgttcgagattcgataactatgcaatacatcttgaagatcaaatagtgacatcgcatgtgctactaagaaaccatttcttaaaacacatcatgtactctggccagagattcgtcacactaatatctcctcagattgcataggatatccacactagcaagtatgtggtgaatccttgacaacaaagcatcgactcctatatgtgtcgtaactgtacccaatcccgacacctgatgaccccaatggagtcggtaaacgagtcaaagtatagtactagcatatagagtctcaatgatgtttcaagtagtaaggactaatggtgtacaaccaaaaccgcggactttatccactcgataagtgataaccacttggaaagtccggatagggtagttcgatcattcatcgtatgaatatctatttgaatgctttgaacatctctatgttccataccaatgaaacgtggtactcgacatcgcaaatgctagtctcaatctcgagcgatccttatccttattaacggacggctcaatcgactaggaaccatttagaatatacagtgactataagatgtgtttcatgatagacatccccatgtactaccacatcttacatacactatagtatattcaaggtctttatcaaaacaacaatagtatatcacaatatataatatgaagaaagataaagtcattgccattaataaaagtgtaaattatattaaacaaaagattgtttatacaaagagtcatcaaagcccttagccacaagttggctcaccgggcacccactctttcagatgcGAGCCACATCATAATTAGCTATGGTCAATGTGACTAATAAAGGATCATTATGAGGTATCACCACATCCTTTAAATCTTCCCTTCCAAAACTGATGTATGGATCAGCAGGACAGCCGAGCTGAGCACttacctcaaaattttccaaCCTGCGCCCTTGGGCTTTGCGAGCCCTTCTGAATCTCCATCTGTAGTGCCTCCTGAAATCATATTGATCATGCCCCTATGAGGGTGATTTGAAATTTTCTCAACTCTATCTTCCTAACCATTTCGTGGAGTTCTTCTTTGAGGATCAGTTTGGTTTCCCCTTGCTTCATTTTCCTGGTTCCTCCATTGAGGAGCTCGACCTTGAAGAGGAGGGTTTGCTCTCTGAGTCAGCTCAGCCCGGATTCGagcatcttcagaaataattcttTGCACCTCCTCCCCTAGCCTCTGGCAGTCATTAGTGAAATGTCCATATTCTAGATGAAAATCACAGAATTTATTAGACAGAGGCAACCGCAGGCCTCTTTCAGCATTCCGGGGTCTCGCAAGCACTTGTCTTTCCTCACATACCTGCATCGCTTTTTCCAAGCTCACTGAAAGAGGTACATAAGGATAAGGCCCTTTTCCTTTGCTTGATTCTTCCGCTGCCCTCTTTCTCCCAATTTCCACTCTACCTTCCGCCTTTACTCCTGATTTACTTCCGGACTTACTCCCAGATGTTCCTTCCTGCCTTCTTTGTTTCTGTGCATCCTCCAAATTCACATACTTCTCAGCTTGGCTAAGGAGCTCATCATAAGTCAAAGGAGGCTTCTTAACCAATGATTTAAAAAACTCCCCTCCCCTCAACCCTTGCGTGAAAGAATTCACCAAGGTGTCAGCAGTGGCAGCAGGTACTTCCAGAGCTGCTGTGTTAAAGCGCTGAACATACTCACGCAAGGGTTCCACCTCAGCTTTATTCAGATTAAACAAACTGAGAGAAGTCTTCAAATATTTCTTGCTACTTGCATATTGGTGTAGAAAAGCTGAACTGAAGTCATTAAAACTCCGAATACTACCAGGTTATAGGAGGTTGAACCACTGTTGAGCTGATCTTACCAGAGTAGTGAGAAAAACCCGACATTTAATTGCATTCAAATATCTATGTAACAGAGTTGCATTTTCAAATCTTCCCAAATGCTCCTCCGGATCTGAGCTCCCATCATACTCCCCTAAAGTAGGCTGCTTAAAATTTGAAGGGAGTTCTTCATCTAGAATAGCCCGAGCAAAAGGGCTTTCCCTCTGTATAGGCCCAGGCCGACCTCCTACTTGACGACCCAGTCTCCTGATATCTTCCCACAATGCATCCATTGGGTTTGGCTGACCTACGGGTGGATGTGGTGGATTCTAACCCATGGCCGCTTGCACCGTTTGAGTGATGAACTGGATGAGCTGATCTACAGTCATGTCCGCCACATTCCCTCTTCCccttcctcttcctcttcctgcCATATCTACGCCTTAACTTGAacttcccacagacggcgccaattgatatacctcaataaTGTGATCTCCTTGTAAGAGCTAATGAAACTCCTCCAATGAATGATGAGCTGCTGCTGGCCTGAAATCACGAACAAGAGTGTAAAGGAGGGGCCGGAAGGTGTTCCggcgtatcccctccgacgctcaagtcagatgctaggatagcaAAATATAGAGAGTAGTGTGTGCACACGAGTGAAGAATTAAGATCAACAATGAAAAtaaacctggtatttataggagagggcTCCGGACATTGCGCTTACCTTCCTAATCAAGAACCCGAGAATCCCGGGATCACGATCCCGAATATATAGGCGGAGATCTCATCTGAATCTCATTTGAAAAAGGAACTATTGATCTGCACATCTTATCCGAGCTGAACTGTAATCACTAGGACTTTATATTGCTGCTCTCCTTGGAGTCACTTTAAACACTGATCCTAACATCCTAGCTAGCTCGCCAAGGTTGCCGAACCAATCTACCAAGCTAACTCCCTACTGACATCAGGGCCGAGCTGAGCTCCCAAattcccgagctgagctcccgacccgagctggtaaTTATAgtgggggagcttggccgagctcacGAGGtcgagctcccgacccgagctggtaaTTATAGTGGGGGAGCTTGGCCCAGCTCCCGAGGCCgaactcccgacccgagctggtaaTTATAGTaggggagcttggccgagctcccaagGCTCCCGAGCTCCTGAGCTGGTCCTAATTGATTAGGGACGAGCTTTCATCTTAGGGTCATCAAAGAGTTGAGATGATTTCCTCCTCCGGGTATCAACTATGTTATTGCTTGATCTACAATTAAgagtattaatttttatagaataaaaaccatagtaaacaataaataagaaaataaaaaaggaaaaaatacgAGTATTAAACAAATAATAGTAAAAAATCTCAAGAACCGAAGAAAGAGAATTGGGAGTAAATGAAGAAAGagaaaagaaacaaaatataaataaaaaaatgacacATGTCACTTTATGGAGAGCAGGAGTAGAGTATGCAAACATACAAAATTGATTCAGGCTCGGGACAAGCTAGAACATATGCTTTTCTTTGTGTTTTTGGATTTGGCTTCAAGAAGCACACAACGTTGTTCATTGACATTATGCAAAAACAACTCTGAGACAAAAACATTTACTAGAGTATGCAAAATATACAAAATTGATTCAGGCTCGGGACAAGCTAGAACATATCCTTCTAAACTTGAGGACACGGATATATTCAAGAACAGTCTTTTGGCGCCGGATGATGATGATTTTGGGGAAGAAGGTttgaattttcttttctttgtgtTTTTGGATTGAATTCAAATTCTTAGGGGACCATGCATGCCTAGCATAGACTGGAGCCTTATTTCTTTCAGATGTTGGTATTGGATTCGAAGTAATCTGCTTTTGGGTTCTGTAATTATTGCACCTTCATGTGGTGAATCTGTGATAATTAGTGATAGGTTTTAAGAATGATATGAAGCTTAAGAACGCTGAAGCGGAATATATGTTGAAAAAGAATGAACTTGGGAAAAAGTAGGGCGTAGTTCTAATGAATAAAATGTTGGTCGATGCTTTCAGATCCAAGTGTCTGGATCACATGCCTTATGGCCTCCAGGAATGCAACAAGGTATATATGTTAAACTTTTTCTTATCATTTGAGAAGTAAAAATTCTTGCCATTGTCTTGACTCGTTATGATGTTTTTTTATATTCTCTTTTGTTTTGAAgcaatataattataattgaaCAATACATGCTAATTAGTGTCATTGAATTTTTAGGTGACATTGGTAAGGTGATCTAAATTTGTTGTGCcataacatataaaatcaaGTTCTGGAGAAAACATTATCTTGTTGCAATAGGACGACGTATATTGTCTTCTTCCACTGGAAATGAGTTCTTATTCTCTTTCAACTGTTCGGTTTTTAATTGAGTTATGCTTTTCTTTTTTAATGTACAATTCCAGTGACCATGGTACTTTTCCTGCAAAATGCCCCTGATTTGTAAATACGGTTGAAGGACCATAAAATGGTTCATAAAACGGATTTGGTTATAATTGGCATCTCTGTTGGCTTGACTACGGGCATACTCATAGCATCACTTGTATTCTTTGGCATTTGTTGGTATAAGAGACGTGCTCATCTTCAGCGCTGCTCAAATGAACTATATGTTGCTATCCTTCCTATACAAACTAATGGCTTAGGTACGAGCATTGATTCAAGCGCCTCTATCTCAAATTCTGTAACTATCCTGGGTTCAGAGTTCCTTGACCAAAAACCTCAACATTCATGGTGGAATAATCATACCAAAGATCGATTTGCTTCAGCATCTGGTATTCCAAGATACCATTACAAGTATGTTGTCCAGTTGAATTAGTTTTCATACACATCATGTTTAGCTTAAATATAATCTTTGTTGGAGGTTATTTTTCTTGACTGACGTATAATGGCATATTATGATTGCTAAAAGTTGGTTAATTTTGGATGATCCAAGTATTTCCTTGCCAATAATCTCACTTTTGGGTATGACATCTACAACTTTCAAGTATAAATTTTCTTGGTtccattctaaaaaaaaaaacttttttttcttgaatcttATAGGTACTTGGCTTCTGAATACTTCCAGCACGGAAAAGTGTCCGATAAAACCGATTTTTACGCCTGTGAAGTCGTTCTGTTGCAACTAGTAACTGGTCAGAAACCTATTGAATCAAGAAGAGGACTGgagaaaaaaaattggtttcTTGAGAATtttgtaaatattattttcgattgatggaaaattgtatattaaattttattttcgaattttttattttaaatgatttataatattgaaaaattgtgtattaaatttttaattttttttattttttatttaaaaaagacaacgtttttaaaCCATTGTCGTAGGtcttttaaaaccgttgtctttaatGACAAAAGACTACagttttatttcttaaaaaGACAACGAAACTGTTGTCTTTAATGACAAAACACTACGGTTTTTCACCGTAGTCTTTAACGACAAAAGACTACGGTTTTTTACCGTAGTCTATTACCGTACTTTTAACTACATGGCTATTAAATACGATTTTAAACCCCCAATTAACTACGTTTTTCCACCGTAGTCTTTCAgcattttttttgtagtgactCCCCCCTAAAATCTCACTTTCTCGgacaaatcttgaaaataaatacATACCCAAAGATCCAAGTATTGCATAAAATCCCACTTTCTGGAACAAATCTTGTATGAATAATAAAAGTGGTAGTTTGATATCTAATCTCTACCAAGAATCTTATTTAATATGACTTTATTTAGTGTAAACCTAAGATAAAAACTTTAATCTAGTATTTGCAACAATATGAAATTCTCACCAACTTAAAGATAAAGTGGTAGATACACCAAATTGAGCTCTTATTATATCAGAAGCAATAACTTGCAATTGATGGAGTTCTAGTCTCAAGTACACATCACCGATAAGACTATAAACAAGTTAGTTATTCTCACCGACGATTTGGCACTAGAGTCAATTCATCGATCTATTACAAGCAAAAAAACCATATCCTACACAttatcactcaaaaagatcatATCTTTGCAAGAAGTAACCAAATAGAAAGGCCAGGATACAGATGCTCTCTCAAATTTGGGCTGATAAAATTCTAAACCTAGTTAGGAACTAGAAGGGATCATAGGAAAAACCAGATTATCCAAAAACATATACAGAGAAATACAGACGAAAATAGCAATGAAACTTGACAATAATCCGATTCAATCGTTGGAAAAGAAGGAAATACAGAGAAATTAGACGAAAATAAATGAGAATCTAACCGAGTCAATTTATGTGTCGGGAAAGAACTGGAGGGGAGTGTCGGAGACTAGCACCGAGAAGAGAAGATCGAAGATAATGGGCTGGGAAAGGAAGCGGCGTAGAGAGTAGTTAGGTTGTAAAAATATGTTAAGGATAAGAGgagaattaataaaaataatgagggatatttttgtgaagaaaattattaaaataaggtctttttgaaaaaagtacattcccccttacttttttgcaatgttctaaaaagtgCTAGGCGGTAGGTGGGCGGTAACCCACCGCCTAGGCGGGGCCTAGACGGTTTTTTTTAGaacctaaataataaataacttgaaatattcatgagttttactataaaatataatttttatatcttatgttttttagtttttttaccAAActcttataaaataataataataataataataataataataacaacaacaacatagaTATTAATAGATATAAAGTCTTCGTATGTAatatgagatttaattttttgtttgacTTTATTTTCTgcgcttcttctttctttctgtgTTTGTTTCTTGCGTTGCGTCTCTCTCTTTTAGTTTTTGATTTTTagctttttttataaaaaatagtaATCGCCTAGGCGGATTTCTGCCAGCCTAGGCGGCCGAAAAATGCCTAGAGGCATAGCCTAGCAAGAAAGCGAGGCGGTGGACAACCGTCTAGCGCCTAGGCGGCGCCTTTtagaacaatttttttaaaatacagcttataaactgtcaaagaacttattttgacagcttataagctgtttttaaaaaaatttaccaaacgAAAATTCAGAGCTTACAAGTtctaaaacaacttataagttgtttgaaagagcttttaagATCTACCAAACACCTTCTTAGTAATTTAATTTAGtcattaattatataaatatcttCCATGTATCGCATAAGTAAAATACGAATCTACTACAAATGGAAGATGTCGATGAATAAGCTACCAGAGAATCTTGATTACACCTCTCTCTCATAATTTtactttcattttttaaaaaaaatatttttaaacaaaaggttttttatttttatgcttgTTTTCTTTTCACTTAAATACTTGATCTCCGACACGTACGTAAACCTGGCCACGGTCCGGGTCCGGACCCGCCGGATTTGGGTTGGCTTTTAGccaacccttaaccggcccgccAATGGCTGGTTCCGGTCCGGGTCGGTGAACCGGCGGTTCCGGTCCGGGTCTGGGTCCGGTTAACCACCGGTTCAGGTTCCGGGCTAACCCGggctattttattaaaaaaaaataaaaattgcagcgccccagcgctggggcgctaaacCTTCGAATTAAATTCGAAGGGGAAGCGCCCTAACGCTGCCAATGCAGTGCTGGGGCGCTGCACcttcgaaatttaattttttaaaaaattttaaacagatttttaataagacatattcattaaataatctcaatcaaatatttcatatctccataataaaaatctattacatttattaaataaacaatatattagaatttcaaaatcttaatatcttatgacttaatattacaaatctattacattttattctacttcactcgcatttcctcccgtcgtagttccggatgttccttcggtatcatcttggtcttcttcatcactttgaatatgttgtgttcgagtagcggcttttgaccaatcattgagcaaactttgggcttccaaattttTCGGCCTTAAGCTAAAACGTCTCTCGTCCAATGTATTTCCTCCAATACTAAATGCTTTCTCGACTGCAACTGTTGAAACCGAACAAGCTAAAATTTCTTTTGCCatggatatatttgtgttttttgcggccaccatctcaaaatgtcgaagttttcctcatctgtaatactaaaatcaaa comes from Henckelia pumila isolate YLH828 chromosome 4, ASM3356847v2, whole genome shotgun sequence and encodes:
- the LOC140862527 gene encoding uncharacterized protein, translating into MDALWEDIRRLGRQVGGRPGPIQRESPFARAILDEELPSNFKQPTLGEYDGSSDPEEHLGRFENATLLHRYLNAIKCRVFLTTLTSLSLFNLNKAEVEPLREYVQRFNTAALEVPAATADTLVNSFTQGLRGGEFFKSLVKKPPLTYDELLSQAEKYVNLEDAQKQRRQEGTSGSKSGSKSGVKAEGRVEIGRKRAAEESSKGKGPYPYVPLSVSLEKAMQVCEERQVLARPRNAERGLRLPLSNKFCDFHLEYGHFTNDCQRLGEEVQRIISEDARIRAELTQRANPPLQGRAPQWRNQENEARGNQTDPQRRTPRNG